AGGCGTCTGTCGCCTGAGACGACGGCCTCGTTCTACAGTGATTTTTACGATAAGCACTGGCACAACGCGCTGACTGTACTGACTATTTTTATCTCCAACGGCCTCTTCTGGCTGGTGCTTTTCCTCTGGGCTGAACTTTTCAAACTCATTGGCATTCAGTTTTTTGATCGCCTTTTCTTCCAGTCTGACTGGTTTATTTCAGTGGCGATTGGCGTGGTTTCCGCCAGTGTCGCCGTGCTGGCGCGCATGCAGGTGCGCTTGATGCGCGCATTACAAAACCTGCTTACCCTAATCGCCACCGGCCTGTTGCCTCTGATGGCGGCCTTAGCGCTGCTGTTTATTGGCGCATTGCCCGTGATGGGCTTTGAGGCCATTTCCGCACGGATATCCGCGGCGGGCCTGCTGACCGCCTTAGCGCTACTGCTCCTTTTTCTGGTGACGATTGTCTGGCATCCGCAGCGTCAGACGCTACCTTACTATGCGCTTCTCAACGGGATGGTTCGTCTCGCCATCGCTATCGTTCCCGCCTATCCGGTGTTAGCAGGGTGGGCGTTATGGCTGCGCATTTCGCAATATGGCTGGTCACCGGAACGTCTCTCTGGCGTGCTCATTACGCTGGTGGCGCTGGTCTGGGCGGTAGGATTTTGCATAAGCGTTGTCTTCACCCGCCGCGAAGCGCAAAAGCTGCAGGCTTACGTTATCCCGGTAACGGGATTACTTGCGCTTACTCTTCTTATTCTGGTTCATACGCCGGTGCTTGATCCGTGGCGTATCAGCGTTGAAAGCCACATGTCCCGTTATCATGACGGGCGCATCAACGCGGATCAGGTCAGCCTGTATATGCTCAGCAACAGCGGGCGTAAGGGACGCGAGGCGATGCAGACGCTGCAATACGATCGGCAGTTTATGGCTGAGCCAAAGCGCCAGCGTGAGCTGTACGGCCTTCTCAGTGGAAATCGGGACGGAGCAGGGAAGATGACAGTCGCAGTGCTTGAGAAACAGATCCAGCTCGCACCGGGTACGTCTCGACCCGACAAGGGGTTGTGGCAGGCGATGCTGAATAACCAGTACCGATTTGATTCCTGCAGCCGCGAGCGGAAAACCTGTTTACTGATGTCGCTGGATCTGAACGGCGACGGCAAGCCTGAAGCGGTGATTTATCAGTTTAGCGACCGCACGATTGTGGTGTACACGCAAACCCGTACCGGCTGGAAGCTGGCAGGCGATACCTGGAAAATGCCTGATGGTTTATCACGGGAAGAGCTGGAACGCGCAGTGCAGCAGGGGAAGGTGAAACCCGTTGTGAAGCCGTGGGCAGATATTCAGATCTTCGGGGAACGCGTAGAGATAAATTACGATAATGCACTGGTGCGTTAACAAAACGGCTCCTTGCGGAGCCGTTGCTTTATGATCAGTGAACCTGCGGATCCGCCGGAGAGGCGTTGTTGCGGATCTCAGCGATATCCATCGAATTGAACACATAGTGCGTACCGCAGTAGTCACAGTGCATATCGATTTCACCGTCTTCAGCCATAATGCTGTCGATCTCTTCATCCGGCAGGGTTTTCAGTGCGCCAGCGCAGCGTTCGCGCGAGCAGGTACACTTAAACTCCACGGCCTGCGGATCGTAAACCGTCACCTCTTCTTCATGATACAGACGCCACAGCACATCGGTCGCCGACAGGTTGAACAGCTCTTCTGCCTTGATGGTTTCGGTCAGCGTCGCCAGGTGCTCAAAATCATTGGTCTGCGCATCCTGTGCAGGCAGAACCTGCAGCAGCATACCGCCTGCAGCGGGTTGACCGTCTACTTCGCCGGTACGGATGAACAGGCGAGTTGGCAGCTGTTCGGAACGCATGAAGTAATCTTCCAGGCAGGCGGCCAGGGTATCGCCTTCCAGACCGACCACGCCCTGATAGCGTTCACCTTCTTCCGGGGAGATGGTGATCACCAGGTAGCCATTACCCACCAGTGTTTTCAGGTCGGCATTGTCAGGAACGTCGCCCTGAACGCGCGCGACGCCGCGCATCTGCTGCTGATTGTTACCATTGATCACGGCCAGCGACATTGGGCCATCACCCTGCAGCTGCACGGTGATATCACCAGCAAACTTCAGCGTGGCGGTCAGCAGGCTGGTGGCAACCAGCAGTTCGCCCAACAGGGTTTTCACCGGCAGCGGGTAGTTGTGGTTTTCCAGAATCTGTTTCCAGGTTTCGGATACGGTGACCAGCTCGCCACGCACGGCGAATTGTTCAAACAGATAGCGGTGTAATTGGTCGTGTTGGGCCATAATAGTCTCTCGTGCAGGTGAGGGTTACTCGGTCTCACCGTGTTTAAATTTCATCAGATCGCGGCGCTCTTTTTTATCCGGTCGCCGGTCCGGGTGGGGCATGGTCAGCGCATTCATTTTGCGCGCCAGCGCGGTCTTCTCGCGCTTTTCAATGCTCTCAGCCGTCTCTTCATAAAGCTGTACGGCTTCAGATGCGGGCCGTCGTTGTTCGGTAATGGCTTTAATCACCACCGTTCGTTCATCGTTGCCCTGACGCAGCGTTAAGGTGGCATTCAGTTCAACCAGCTTACTCGGCTTGCTACGCTGGCCGTTGTAATGCACCTTTCCGCCGTCGATCATCTCGCGGGCAAGGGCGCGCGTTTTATAAAAACGGGCTGCCAACAGCCATTTATCCAGTCTTACCCCATCAGAGGGTTTTTCTTTCATGGCATCTCCTTCACGGTCAGTGAGGGGATCATCTGACGATAGTCACCCAGCCCCGGATGCCGCAGATAGCTTTTGTCCGCCAGGCCGGAGTCAGGATTGGTCACGCCCAGGCAGTAGCGAATGCCAAACGCCGCGGCGGAATCCAGAATGGGCTCGCTGTCATCAATGAACAGCGTGCGTTCCGGCTGTAAACCGGTCTCTTCCTTCACCGCATGCCACAACCGCTGATCCTCTTTCGGATAACCAAATGTGTGGGTGGAAAGTAATAAATCAAGGTGTGACGCAAGACCCGTATGTTCCAGCTTCACGGCCAGATTATGCGGATGGGCGTTGGTCAGCAAAATACGGCGCTTGCCGCTTGCTTTCAGCGCATCCAGGAAGGGCACGGTGTCCTCACGCAGTACGGCGCGCGGGCCCTGGGCGGTGGTCATGGCACAAATATCCAAACCGAGTCGTTCGCTCCAGTAGTCCAGACAGTACCAGTTTAGCGTATGTTGCACCGCGCTATATTGCGAACGAATGAATTCCTGCGCTTCTGCCGGGGAGATACCCTGCTGTTCGCCATAGGTTTCCGGGACCAGCTTTTGCCAGAAGTAATTATCGAAGGCGAGATCGAGCAGCGTGCCGTCCATATCCAGCAGGACGGTATCAACCTCCTGCCAGGCGATATCAAGATGCATAGGGGAACTCCAGCCAGAAGAAACGTGCGCGACAGGGTAGCACAACTTGTCGCGCAGGGATGTTATCCGATCAGGCTCTCAGAGGAGGGGACCAGCTTAGGATTGAGGCAATTTTCGTAGTATTGCTGGATCTCGGCAAGCCGGGTGCGTGAACGCTGGTAGCGACGCAGGGCCATGAAACCATTCCAGAAAATGGATGCCAGCATCGCAAACATCAGCAACGATGTACCGATGTAACGCCATAACCCCGCGCTGTCCGGCATCCGGTGCAGGCCGATATGGCGCGTGCCGTTGGCGTCGGTAAAGATACTGGTCACAATCCCTTCGGCGCTGAACGGGGTCTGCATCAGCATCTGCGCCAGACGCTGGAACTGCCCCCATTGCTCCTGTGCCGGGTAGTCATACAGCGCGGTCTGCGGGTAAGGCTGATCGACCAGGTCGCTCCCTTCATCGCTGACAATCACAAAGCCGCCAGGCGCCGGACTGTTCAGCGCCTGGGCCGCACGGGTGGTTTCACGCATCACAAACGGCGCGGTAGAGGTGGCCACCAGGTTATCCAGCGATTCGGCGCTGACCGGACGCAGCAGTACATTTACGCCGTCCAGTCGACCTGCTTCGGCTCGCTTCACCAGCGAGTCCCAGTCCTTGCTGTTACCCAGGTTGACGAGCGCGTTTTTAAGGCGAACACATTCGTCCTGCGCGGAACATAAATCCTGCGTTTTCAGCACGATTTCGCCAAAGTCATCCAGCAGTACCATTCCGGATTTCTGAATGGCAGAACGCAGGGCAGGGCTGACGCGTGAATCATCATCGGTTTTCGGGTGCAGCTGGCGGTTGAGCGTCTGGGTAAGCGCGGTGGCTTTATTGACGACATCCGACTCCGGTAGCGGTAGCGGCGGTGCATCGTTCCAGACGATTTGCGAGCAATCGAACGGCATGAACGGTGAGTTCTGACGGGTATTCCAGGCTCCCGGTGTGTGGATGTTACACATCCCGGTTCCCTTCAGACGGAGCGTATCCCCCACCCGTACGCCGGCTTCATCCAGTTGCTTAACGCTGGTGGCTTCAACGGTTTGCGCCCCTTTGATCCACGACAGGGTGAATTTGATGGGCATATCCAGCGGCACGAACAGCAGCAACAGGGCAAAGACCAGCGCTGCGCCCCCGGCGATAACCGTGCTGCGTAGCCAGTGCTGAAGCGGGAAGTTCTTCACTTCATCGTGCAGGGACAGGTAGCGTCCCTGACGTACAACGTGGCGGTCAAGATAGATATCAATATCGGTTTTATGCCCTAAATCCTGGGCGATCCACGGCTGCCAGTGGCGCGGATAGATCAGGTCGATAATCCCGAGGGAGATGTTGTTGATATGTTCCTGATCGTTCTCACCAAACAGGCCCCAGCGTTTTGGCGTACCGCGCAGGCAGTGAATTTCACGCAAAGAGGTTTTGGCAGGAGGCGCAAACAGCCCCCACAGCCCGGCGGCCAACAGCAGTACTGCACCGCCAGCAAGCCAGGGGACAAAGACATCCGGCGTCAGCAGGCAGAAGAAAAAGAGCAGGAAGGCGGCCACAATCAGGACCGCCTCGCGAATGCCATCCGGGCGACTCAGGGCGTGCTCTTCATGCGTCTCCTGACGAATGTTCAGCAGTTCAATTTGCTCGGTCTCTTCGCCACGGATGGAAGCCTGCTTTGAACTCGCGCGTTCCAGAGCAAAGCGCGGCGCTTCCTGAAGGTATTCGCCCAGAGTATGGCCGTTCAGCGAGATAACCAGCGGCAGCGAATCGGTATGGATCAGCTCGACGCTGTTTTCATCGTTGATGTACTGCTCCCAGGACGGAGGCAGATGCACTTCGACGGAATCCAGATAGTAACGCCACTTATTGGGATCGTCA
This region of Enterobacter cloacae complex sp. R_G8 genomic DNA includes:
- the hslO gene encoding Hsp33 family molecular chaperone HslO yields the protein MAQHDQLHRYLFEQFAVRGELVTVSETWKQILENHNYPLPVKTLLGELLVATSLLTATLKFAGDITVQLQGDGPMSLAVINGNNQQQMRGVARVQGDVPDNADLKTLVGNGYLVITISPEEGERYQGVVGLEGDTLAACLEDYFMRSEQLPTRLFIRTGEVDGQPAAGGMLLQVLPAQDAQTNDFEHLATLTETIKAEELFNLSATDVLWRLYHEEEVTVYDPQAVEFKCTCSRERCAGALKTLPDEEIDSIMAEDGEIDMHCDYCGTHYVFNSMDIAEIRNNASPADPQVH
- a CDS encoding intracellular growth attenuator family protein, producing MSTILIVLAAMLAGALVAGWLYRRRVQRRFRLPFLNAFAGATTRKLTQEERDAVENYLETLNRSQLTPGPTGATAAPVILNLNAQSDTVLCVTRSITRYGITTDDPNKWRYYLDSVEVHLPPSWEQYINDENSVELIHTDSLPLVISLNGHTLGEYLQEAPRFALERASSKQASIRGEETEQIELLNIRQETHEEHALSRPDGIREAVLIVAAFLLFFFCLLTPDVFVPWLAGGAVLLLAAGLWGLFAPPAKTSLREIHCLRGTPKRWGLFGENDQEHINNISLGIIDLIYPRHWQPWIAQDLGHKTDIDIYLDRHVVRQGRYLSLHDEVKNFPLQHWLRSTVIAGGAALVFALLLLFVPLDMPIKFTLSWIKGAQTVEATSVKQLDEAGVRVGDTLRLKGTGMCNIHTPGAWNTRQNSPFMPFDCSQIVWNDAPPLPLPESDVVNKATALTQTLNRQLHPKTDDDSRVSPALRSAIQKSGMVLLDDFGEIVLKTQDLCSAQDECVRLKNALVNLGNSKDWDSLVKRAEAGRLDGVNVLLRPVSAESLDNLVATSTAPFVMRETTRAAQALNSPAPGGFVIVSDEGSDLVDQPYPQTALYDYPAQEQWGQFQRLAQMLMQTPFSAEGIVTSIFTDANGTRHIGLHRMPDSAGLWRYIGTSLLMFAMLASIFWNGFMALRRYQRSRTRLAEIQQYYENCLNPKLVPSSESLIG
- the hslR gene encoding ribosome-associated heat shock protein Hsp15; translated protein: MKEKPSDGVRLDKWLLAARFYKTRALAREMIDGGKVHYNGQRSKPSKLVELNATLTLRQGNDERTVVIKAITEQRRPASEAVQLYEETAESIEKREKTALARKMNALTMPHPDRRPDKKERRDLMKFKHGETE
- the yrfG gene encoding GMP/IMP nucleotidase, producing MHLDIAWQEVDTVLLDMDGTLLDLAFDNYFWQKLVPETYGEQQGISPAEAQEFIRSQYSAVQHTLNWYCLDYWSERLGLDICAMTTAQGPRAVLREDTVPFLDALKASGKRRILLTNAHPHNLAVKLEHTGLASHLDLLLSTHTFGYPKEDQRLWHAVKEETGLQPERTLFIDDSEPILDSAAAFGIRYCLGVTNPDSGLADKSYLRHPGLGDYRQMIPSLTVKEMP
- a CDS encoding DUF4153 domain-containing protein, with amino-acid sequence MENSETLSPSTRLAVVLVGALQGLICYGISEYIAYAKLPSDTVWSLCVMPATVAMTATVALSVTSFRKPLLWLALAIVGAVVAGMGAWLKWSVSGLEHWEIKEAVLVWGFHLLLMMLLMLPWLQRRLSPETTASFYSDFYDKHWHNALTVLTIFISNGLFWLVLFLWAELFKLIGIQFFDRLFFQSDWFISVAIGVVSASVAVLARMQVRLMRALQNLLTLIATGLLPLMAALALLFIGALPVMGFEAISARISAAGLLTALALLLLFLVTIVWHPQRQTLPYYALLNGMVRLAIAIVPAYPVLAGWALWLRISQYGWSPERLSGVLITLVALVWAVGFCISVVFTRREAQKLQAYVIPVTGLLALTLLILVHTPVLDPWRISVESHMSRYHDGRINADQVSLYMLSNSGRKGREAMQTLQYDRQFMAEPKRQRELYGLLSGNRDGAGKMTVAVLEKQIQLAPGTSRPDKGLWQAMLNNQYRFDSCSRERKTCLLMSLDLNGDGKPEAVIYQFSDRTIVVYTQTRTGWKLAGDTWKMPDGLSREELERAVQQGKVKPVVKPWADIQIFGERVEINYDNALVR